TTAATCAATGTTCTTTTGATGTTGTAAAAGTGGTGATTATTGGCCAAGACCCTTATCATGGAGTGGGAGAGGCGAATGGTCTATGTTTTTCGGTGGCTGATGGGGTGCGCATACCGCCATCATTAAGAAATATTTTTAGAGAAATGAGTGACGATTTGGGAACTGTTTTTTTGCCTACATCAGGTAACTTAGAGTCGTGGGCCCAACAAGGTGTTTTGTTGCTCAATGCTACTTTAACAGTGAGACAAGATAGCCCTAATAGTCATAAGCATTTAAAATGGAGTCAGTTTACTGATGCAGTAATTGAGTTCATCAATTCTAAAAAAGAAGGTATTGTATTTGTACTTTGGGGTAGTTTTGCTCAAAAAAAAGGAGTAAAAATAGACCGAAACAAACATTTAGTTTTAACATCGGGTCATCCATCACCATTGAGTGCTAATCAAGGGAAATGGTTTGGAAACAAGCATTTTAGTCAAGTGAATGATTACCTTGAAGCGAATAATAAAGAGGCTATTATTTGGAATACAAATAGTTAGCCTAAGTCAAGATGTTTAATGTTATTTGGTTGTTTTGCGTGACTGATGGCAGTGGAGCTCTTTTTAGGCGGGCTTTTTTGCCCGACTAGAAAAGCGGGAACGTACAGCAGGACCCGAAGCTTTTGCGTAGGGGCACGCCCAAAAAATGATTAATCTCTGAAAATTATTTTTTGATAATATCTTCTAGTACAGCTTTGTCACTGTAATTGATGATTTTTAAAACAACCTCTTGATTTTTGATTGTTTTGCCTTCAATGGTGTACATTTTTCCTTTTTTTACAATTAGGTTACTGTTGTCAAAATCAACATCACCATATTGCAAAGAGTTTTTTATATCAGCAGTATCAATCCATTTTTGCGCCAATATTGTAGATGCTTTATCAGAGTAATAGAAAGGTTTGTTTCTCAAGTCATTTAAGACTCTGGCATTTGGAAAATAGTTACAACGAGTGTCTTTCCCACTGAAAACAAGGGCTACAAAAAAAAGTCCGATCACTAAACCAACTAAATAATAAGCAAAACGCTGAAAAAATTTCATAAAATATTTTTGTGCAAAGGTACTTGAAAAATTTCTTAAAAAACTATTAAATTTATATCACTATGAGGCAGGTCAAACCAGTCTGCAATGGCACTATTGGTGTGGATACCGTGGTACATATAAACTCCATTTTTTAAGCCTTTATCACAACGAATGGCGCGTTCAATGCCGCCATCTTCGGCAATTTTCATTAAGTAGGGTGAAATAATATTACTAATGGACAAGGAAGCCGTTTTTGAGTAACGAGACGGAATGTTAGGTACGCAGTAATGCAACACATTACTCTTTATAAAGGTAGGTTTTTCATGTGAGGTTACTTCTGAAGTTTCAAAACAACCTCCAGTATCAATACTAACATCAACAATTACGGCACCATTTTTCATGTGTTCTACCATTGTTTCTGATACTACCACGGGACATCTGTCTTTTCCTTTCATGGCACCAATGGCTACATCACAACGTCTTAGAGCTTTTAAAAGTGCTTTTGGTTGAATGGTTGATGTAAAAATGCGTTGGTTTAAATTGTTTTGTAATCTTCGCAATTTAGTAATAGAATTGTCAAAAACTTTGACACTAGCTCCAAGACCTATGGCTGTTTTTGCAGCAAATTCGCCCACAGTTCCAGCTCCTAAAATTACAACATCAGTAGGAGGAACTCCTGTAATATTACCAAATAATAATCCTTTTCCTAGGTCATTAGTGATCATTAATTCGGCAGCAATTAGAATAGAGGCCGTACCAGCA
This portion of the Flavobacterium sp. CECT 9288 genome encodes:
- a CDS encoding DUF4258 domain-containing protein, which translates into the protein MKFFQRFAYYLVGLVIGLFFVALVFSGKDTRCNYFPNARVLNDLRNKPFYYSDKASTILAQKWIDTADIKNSLQYGDVDFDNSNLIVKKGKMYTIEGKTIKNQEVVLKIINYSDKAVLEDIIKK
- a CDS encoding alanine dehydrogenase is translated as MSITTTPFTKQQLLPQEEKLEIARHKSELFIGIPKETSFQERRICLTPDAVNSLTFQGHRVMIEAGAGLSSSYTDKEYSNAGAEITSDTKKVFGCPMILKVEPATLSEIEMMNPQTIIISAIQLKTRTKAYFEALSKKKIIALAFEYIKDEDGTYPAVKSLSEIAGTASILIAAELMITNDLGKGLLFGNITGVPPTDVVILGAGTVGEFAAKTAIGLGASVKVFDNSITKLRRLQNNLNQRIFTSTIQPKALLKALRRCDVAIGAMKGKDRCPVVVSETMVEHMKNGAVIVDVSIDTGGCFETSEVTSHEKPTFIKSNVLHYCVPNIPSRYSKTASLSISNIISPYLMKIAEDGGIERAIRCDKGLKNGVYMYHGIHTNSAIADWFDLPHSDINLIVF
- the ung gene encoding uracil-DNA glycosylase, with the translated sequence MLRNLNPAWQTIIADEIEKTYFQDLMKEVAVEYQNQICFPPKELIFEAFNQCSFDVVKVVIIGQDPYHGVGEANGLCFSVADGVRIPPSLRNIFREMSDDLGTVFLPTSGNLESWAQQGVLLLNATLTVRQDSPNSHKHLKWSQFTDAVIEFINSKKEGIVFVLWGSFAQKKGVKIDRNKHLVLTSGHPSPLSANQGKWFGNKHFSQVNDYLEANNKEAIIWNTNS